A segment of the Chitinophagaceae bacterium genome:
CAGATCCTCCTAAAACTGTAAAGTCCTGACTATATACATATACGGGTCTATTTTGAATCGTTCCATATCCTGTAACAACCCCATCCCCAAAGTAATGTTCCTTTTCTAATCCGAACTCATGGCAAGTATGGGTTACATATTTGCCTAATTCTTGAAAAGAACCCGAATCTAATAATAAATCTATTCTTTCCCTTGCGGTAAGTTTTCCTTTCGCATGCTGTTGTTGAATTTTTTGTTCCCCGCCTCCTTTCAGAACCTCTTTATTGATAATATTCAAATACTCTAATTTTTTTTTATGAGTAGACATAGTTAATTATAATGTATGAATTATAGTAATATAACGTGAGTTCATTTGTTATTTTTTTGCATAAGTTCTTGTATTATTTTATTTTTCTTTTCTGTTATTTTATCTTTTAATGATAGTTTGTATTCTTTTTCGGAGTCTTTTCTCTTTGCATACATGTGTTTAGTTTTAGTTGTAAAACTATAAAAGTTTTGAAATCTATTGTAAAAACAATGTTTTATTTCCATTTTAGTGTGTTCAGGAGATGGAGAATATCATATTTTACATATTCTATGATTGGCTTTAAGGAATCATTTTTTTCAGAAGTATTGAAATATAAAGCACCTCGTAAAAAATGTTTGGTAGAATCAGTGGTATGAAAATGAAATTGTGTAGGAGTATCTCCCATTATTTCAGAAACACTTGCAATGCTCCCATTGGGTAGTTTTATGAGTGATTCTTCAATAGAATATGCTTTTATTTTATGCTTGTAAGTCAGTTTATACGAATCATTCAGATATTTTTCTAAATCAAGTGGACGATTTTTATTGATAGGCTTATAAGTAAGTTGAATCCAACAACTAAAATGAGGATATTCTATGCTTATCCAGTAAGGTTCGCTCAGCCATCCCGAATCTTTTTTGATGAAAGATTTTGTATGGTGTTCAAAAGAGTATGGATAATGGTTTTGAAATAATTGGTAAGTGTGAGGAGGAAGTTCTATTCTTGGGTATGCTCTTGCTCTTTGAATGTATTTTTCTTCACAGGAAAAGAGTATGGAGCAGAGAAATAATACATGGAGAGATAGTGCGTAATATAGTATTGTTTTCATAGTTAATGGGTGTTTTTTATATGTTATTTTAAAATAATTTTTCGGAAAAATATACAATGCAGAACTTTTTTGCATAAAAGAGCAAAAAATAAAAGATAAGTCTGCTTAATAAGAGTATTTTTAGTAAAAAAAGAAGCAATTTGTTATAAATATGTGTAAGAACAATTATTTTTTAGAAATTTTGTTTTTTTAGAAAGATATATAATAAAAACAGAAAAGTTTCAATGAGCGATTCAGAAAGTAAATACAAAGAACCCAAAATATTAAAATAACTTATAACTCATAATTCAATATGTGTGTATTACTATTTTCGTGGAAGCAGCACCCCAAATATCCTTTTGTAATGGCATCTAATAGAGATGAACATTATGAACGTCCTACAAAAGCACTTCATTTTTGGGAAGATTACCCTGATGTTTTAGCAGGAAGAGATCTTCAAGCAGGGGGTTCGTGGATGGGATTCAGTAAAAAGCATAGATTTGCTGCTATTACGAATTATAGAAATGGATTGCACAAGGGGGCGACTCTTTCTCGTGGAAATTTGGTAAAGGACTTTCTGGTATCTGATAAAGATCCCGCAGTTTTTTTTGAATCCATGCAGAATACTTTTGAGGAATACAATGGTTTTAATTTTTTATTTGGAGTCAGGAGTTCTCTTTACTATTGTAATAACGAAGATAAGAAGTTAGTAGAAATTGCTCCTGGTCTTTATGGTATTAGCAATGCTGTTTTGGATACACCTTGGTTCAAAATAGAATTAGGAAAAGCAAAATTGAAAGGTATTCTCGCTCAAGAAGAGATTGTTGCAGATAATATTTTTGAGATGTTGCAAGATGCCACGCAGGCACCCGATGATTTATTACCTAAGACAGGGATTAGCATGGAGAGGGAAAAATTACTTTCTTCTCTTTTTATTAAAAGTAATAATTACGGAACATGTTCTTCTGCTCTCATTACTGTTGATACAAAAAAAACAATACATTTTACAGAAAACGAATATACAGTGGGCAAAAGAAAGGGAGGACGACAGGATTTTTATATAAATAATACAACATTATAATATTATTTTATGAATATAAATAAAAAAACATTACTTTTATGTGTGAGTATTGTATGCTTTTGCAGGACTCTTTCTGCACAGTTCGTAGAGATTACTTCTCCAGGTTTTACTTTTGTGGGAATGCATTCAGGAATAGATCTCAATGGAATTACTAATGGCATAAATGCTTCGTCGCGTAGTAGTGCTTTCTTTGATTATGATGAAGATGGGGATTTAGACATACTTGTTTCTGAATATGGTGCAGTGTTTGAGATGGATGGAGCTCTTACAGATGGAAATTATAAACTCTATCAAAATAATAGAGGAAGTAGTTTTACAGAGATTACTACTGCTTTATTAGGTTTGGAAAACCCTACCAATAGTTTTGGGGATTATGATAATGATGGATATATAGATGTATTTTCAGGAGGATATTTTTGGGGAGAGACGACAGAATACCGCTTTGCTGCCCTTTATAGGAATGGAAGTGGGACGGGTTTTTCTATAGATATAACTTTTGCAGGGGTGCGAGATGGTACGAGTGCTTTTGTGGATTATGATAATGATGGGGATTTGGATTTATTTGTTTCGGGAGAGTATGGTTTAGAGTCTGGTTTGAATAAGTTGGCTTCTTATTTTTATAAAAATACGGGAGGAGTATTTTCGAAAGAAGATTCTTTAGAGGGGGTTCGAAGTGGTTCTTGTCTTTTTGAGGATTATGATAACGATGGAGACAAGGATTTATTTTTATGCGGGAATAACGGGACAAATAAGATATTTGATTTATATAATAATAATAGAACGGGTTTTTCAAGAGTGGAAGGGACATCCTTTGTGGGAGTAGATTATAGTTCTCTATCTATTGGTGACTATGACAAAGATGGATATATAGATATTCTTGCCACGGGAAGTTCCACTTCTGCGGTAGTTTCCACACTGTATAGAAATAAAAATGGGAAACGATTTAGTGCTGTGAATGCTTCATTTACAGGTGTGCGAAGGGGAGGTGGTCGTTTTATAGATTATGATAATGATGGGGATTTGGATATTTTTCTGTCGGGTGAAGCGAGTAGTGGAGATATTACTAAATTATATCAAAATAATGCGGGTGTTTTTACAGAAAAGAACACACAGGTTACTGCTGTTAGAAATGCATATAGTGTTTTTGGGGACTACGATAATGATGGGGATATGGATTTATTTTTACGAGGATTTGATAACAGTTATGATATTAATATTTCCAAACTGTATAGAAATGATACTATTCAAAATGTTTTATTTACGACTAATTCCTCCCCTTCGCTTCTTATGGGATTACATTCTTCGGTTTCGGGAGATAGTGTTTTATTTTCTTGGAATAGAGGTTTAGATAATCAAACAGCAAAAAAGGGACTCAGTTATAATCTGTATATTCGTAATGGAACAAATATAATTAGAACTTCCCATTCTTTTGGTATTAATGGGAAACGAAGTATTCCTCAAAGAGGGAAAGTGCAGGATACTTTTTTACTCGTCAAGAATATTCCTGCGGGAGTTTCTGAATGGGGGGTTCAGTCAATAGATGGATCTTTTGTATCGAGTAATTGGGCTACGGGAACATTTTCTATTACTGCATCTGATGTTCCCATTGCTGTTATTCGAGATAATTTTCCTACAGAATTTACACTCGTATGGAATAGAGTATCTGTTGCTACCGCTTATGAGTTAGATATTTCCACTGATGCAGGGTTCCAAACTTTTTTTTACCAAGATACTTTAGTAAATCAAATAGATACTACCCAAAGAATATCTTCCCTGACTGAGGGTGTTCGTTATTATTATCGTATCCGTTCTGTTGTATCGGGAGGATATAGTCATTATAATCAGAGTTCTGTTATTTTTAGTAATAGATTTACTGCATTGACGGGTTCGGGATATACTTTTAGTAACGAAACCTCTTATTCTACGGCATTTGGTGATTATGATAGTGATGGTGACTTGGATTTTGTTCTTACTACCGACTCCGATCCTCAAATGTATGAAAATGTTTCAGGAATATTTTCTCGGATATACTCAGGTTCTTTTTCTACTGTTTCGAGTGCTAATAGAGTTGGTTTTATTGACTTTGATAATGATAAAAAACTAGATCTCTTTTTTCAAAAAGATAATTCCACAACTCTCTATAAAAATAATGGAACAGGATTTTCCATATTTATGGGAGCGACATTTGTATCAGTAGATTTAGCATCTCTATCATTTGGAGATTATAATAATGATGGGTATGTGGATATTTTTCTAACGGGAAATAACAATACTAATCTTATTTCCAAGCTCTATAAAAATAACAGAGGCACGGGATTTACAGAAGTAACAGGAAATACTTTTACAGGCGTAAGATATGGTAGTAGTTCTTTTGGGGATTATGATAATGATGGGGATTTGGATTTGTTTTTATTAGGAGATACTTATAGCAACAACATAGGAGAAATTTATAAAAATACAGAAGGAATATTCATCAAAGAAATAACAGTACTGAATAAAGAGCGATCGGGTGCCTATCTTCATAATGTATGTGTAGATTACGATAAAGATGGGGATTTAGATATATTGGTAATAAAAAAAGATGCATCTGAATGGTATGTAAATACATCAGGTTCTTTTGTAAAAGGGGATATTTTTGTGGGAGATTATAAATATGCTTCTTTTGGAGACATAAATAATGATGGATATTTAGATATGTTTTTAACAAAACAAACCTCATCTCATCTTTATAAAAATAATAAGACAGGTTTCTCTGAAATAATTCATAATGCATTCAATGGATTTACAGAAGGAAGCAGTCATATTGTGGATTATGATAATGATGGGGACTTAGATATATTTGTAGCAGGAGGAAATTCTCAAATGATATATAGAAATGAATTACTTACAAAACCATTTTCTCCTAATACTCCTCCATCTGCTCCTACTCATCTATCAGAAGAAAAACTATCCAATAGAAGTTACCGTCTCAAATGGTCATCTGCTCTAGACGATAAGACATCTAAAAAATCACTCCAATACAATATATACATAGGAACTTCCCCATCAAAACGAGATAGTATTAGAAGCGCTCATTCTTTTACAGATGATGGTACCAGAAAAATTCTCTTTCAGGGGCTTATTTCGGATACAAGTTATGTGTTACAAAATCAAGCCCCTCGTGATTATTATTGGAGCGTACA
Coding sequences within it:
- the gldD gene encoding gliding motility lipoprotein GldD, which translates into the protein MKTILYYALSLHVLFLCSILFSCEEKYIQRARAYPRIELPPHTYQLFQNHYPYSFEHHTKSFIKKDSGWLSEPYWISIEYPHFSCWIQLTYKPINKNRPLDLEKYLNDSYKLTYKHKIKAYSIEESLIKLPNGSIASVSEIMGDTPTQFHFHTTDSTKHFLRGALYFNTSEKNDSLKPIIEYVKYDILHLLNTLKWK
- a CDS encoding NRDE family protein; its protein translation is MCVLLFSWKQHPKYPFVMASNRDEHYERPTKALHFWEDYPDVLAGRDLQAGGSWMGFSKKHRFAAITNYRNGLHKGATLSRGNLVKDFLVSDKDPAVFFESMQNTFEEYNGFNFLFGVRSSLYYCNNEDKKLVEIAPGLYGISNAVLDTPWFKIELGKAKLKGILAQEEIVADNIFEMLQDATQAPDDLLPKTGISMEREKLLSSLFIKSNNYGTCSSALITVDTKKTIHFTENEYTVGKRKGGRQDFYINNTTL
- a CDS encoding VCBS repeat-containing protein; translation: MNINKKTLLLCVSIVCFCRTLSAQFVEITSPGFTFVGMHSGIDLNGITNGINASSRSSAFFDYDEDGDLDILVSEYGAVFEMDGALTDGNYKLYQNNRGSSFTEITTALLGLENPTNSFGDYDNDGYIDVFSGGYFWGETTEYRFAALYRNGSGTGFSIDITFAGVRDGTSAFVDYDNDGDLDLFVSGEYGLESGLNKLASYFYKNTGGVFSKEDSLEGVRSGSCLFEDYDNDGDKDLFLCGNNGTNKIFDLYNNNRTGFSRVEGTSFVGVDYSSLSIGDYDKDGYIDILATGSSTSAVVSTLYRNKNGKRFSAVNASFTGVRRGGGRFIDYDNDGDLDIFLSGEASSGDITKLYQNNAGVFTEKNTQVTAVRNAYSVFGDYDNDGDMDLFLRGFDNSYDINISKLYRNDTIQNVLFTTNSSPSLLMGLHSSVSGDSVLFSWNRGLDNQTAKKGLSYNLYIRNGTNIIRTSHSFGINGKRSIPQRGKVQDTFLLVKNIPAGVSEWGVQSIDGSFVSSNWATGTFSITASDVPIAVIRDNFPTEFTLVWNRVSVATAYELDISTDAGFQTFFYQDTLVNQIDTTQRISSLTEGVRYYYRIRSVVSGGYSHYNQSSVIFSNRFTALTGSGYTFSNETSYSTAFGDYDSDGDLDFVLTTDSDPQMYENVSGIFSRIYSGSFSTVSSANRVGFIDFDNDKKLDLFFQKDNSTTLYKNNGTGFSIFMGATFVSVDLASLSFGDYNNDGYVDIFLTGNNNTNLISKLYKNNRGTGFTEVTGNTFTGVRYGSSSFGDYDNDGDLDLFLLGDTYSNNIGEIYKNTEGIFIKEITVLNKERSGAYLHNVCVDYDKDGDLDILVIKKDASEWYVNTSGSFVKGDIFVGDYKYASFGDINNDGYLDMFLTKQTSSHLYKNNKTGFSEIIHNAFNGFTEGSSHIVDYDNDGDLDIFVAGGNSQMIYRNELLTKPFSPNTPPSAPTHLSEEKLSNRSYRLKWSSALDDKTSKKSLQYNIYIGTSPSKRDSIRSAHSFTDDGTRKILFQGLISDTSYVLQNQAPRDYYWSVQAIDGSLAGGTWATERIYNFAATKDQQTISFTNLTKTFGDPPFILANTNSGLLISYSSSSSIVSFSKNSISIIGTGTASITAYNNGNAFTLAEDSTVILTIHKAAQSISFETIT